The DNA segment aatattatttaatgaaaataaggACATACGAGTAAATtcacataattatattatagtttttaaattttttattcgtgtattatttatgttattcatTAATGTAATTTACTcaacttaaaaattaaaaattgataaaaaaaaaaaaaactccaacGAGGTAGTTTCATATGTCAATTTTGAAACGGGTCTCGTATCCTACCCGAAttatgaaaaacattgtttttcaCTCTGAAAATAGACCATCGgaagacctactcaaaaattGGAGAACTATATATTTTTGAGCATAAGTGTAACTTCATTTTCCttggatttatttaaaattcctTAATTAATAGAAAAGGAGAAATCAATACATTAAtagataaaaacaaaaaaataaactaaCAAAGAGacatgtattattattattattatttaatgaaaataaagaaatacatgtaaatttacaattaaaaagttatatatttatagtagCAAGTATAGATAATAGATATATAACACATAATTATCGAACATATATATTTGTAGTGAATGATTAGTTTCATAGGCAATTCTTTTACCAGTTCAAATTAAATTGTGGAAGAGACCAAAAATATATACCAAGTctaagtcttttttttttttttaaagtttaatgtaaattataaataatgactttgataaaatattatgtttaatatATAATTGGAACGTCCTTAGTAAAACATAACGTGCGAGCTAGCTAGGTATCTCAAGTCATTTTTCCTTAATGATTGAGAAACTTGGATGAGGTAAATCCGGCAGTCATagttgataaaatattttgataccTTTGCCTTAGATTTCTATTAcataattttattgataattataattatatttgtcAACATACTCCTATAAATATAAtccatttgatttatatatatttatgttatgGTTGAGATTTAggcctaactcaaccccaaaaactaATTCAAGAGGGAAAATTGTCTAAGTCTACATATGCAACTCCCAAGAGCTATATCCAATCGATGTGATACATCGTAACAGACCCAACTAGAGTATGGAGACATTAACGTGTAACACAACTATGAACAGTACAACACATAACGGTAAGTCTTGGCTTTAATATATATCATGATAAGATTGAGATTTTAACCTAACTCAACCTAAAAAACTAACTCAAAGGAAGAGAATTGTCTAAATTCATATATACAactttcaagaatttttttattcaatacgAGACATCTTAATAATTTATTCGAAATCAATTTGCATCGTATAACAATTAGACGTGGTACATAAATCTTATTTATATATCATACCCTACACGTTCACGTAACGTGTGGGAAGGAAGTAGTGATCGAAATAAGATGAATTATTTATCAAGTCGGTGGTTTGTCCCTTTCATCCATATTTAGttatcttttaaattaaataaattattcttattAACAAACAAGCTCTTCTATCCTCCAAACGGTACTTCTACTTCTAAAATATACTattacatattaaaaaattttttccAAAGAATTGACTTTAACTATCAATAAACAAATTTGGGTTAGTAATTGTATAAAAATAGCTCAAAACCAAAACATTGAATaagttatttgaaattttatttatttttttaatcaaaaactTTTTCAGTACGAGATGCAGATTTCTTCATGGTAATGAGATTTTTACAATGAAAACCAAGCTAGTGCTGCAGTAAAGCACCCATTCAGTCTTCCCCATAAATAAAGACCTATGCTCTCCATTATACCAAACAAAACCATTGGCTCTATCTTCATCGTCTTTGCCATTCGTAAAAGTGTCCTTTTGCTTTTACTATACAATGGCTGGAGAAAGGGAAGGACCGGCGATAGGAATCGATTTGGGTACCACTTATTCATGCGTAGCGGTGTGGCACCATGGTGACGTGGAGATCATACCCAATGATGAGGGCAATCGTATTACTCCTTCTTATGTAGCTTTCAATGAAACCGAATGTCTCATTGGCCATGCCGCCGAGAATGTCGTCGACATTAACCCCGCTAACACTATTTTTGGTGAGACTTTGTACATATCATTCACCTTGTTTGTTTCATCTTGATGATGTGTTTGGATTCTAATGTTCGATCTTATTTGTACTTTTTGTCCCATTATATTGAAACTCAGTTTGCAGATCTTGAGTATATAGCTAGGCTAACTTGTTTTTGTAGAAAACATGCTAGTTTTGCGTTCACTGCCAGGGAATGTGATTTTGCAAAGCTTTTGGAATGTAATATGTACCACTATGATAATTATTTGGATCTTTCGCTGCTCTCATATCCATCTTTCCGTTATTTTGTTCACAAGCTATCATATGCTTGAATAATGCTTCTGTTCATATTTATGTCCATGctaatagtaataatattatattgtacAATTAGCAGACTGTTGAATTACTAATAGAACAAGAACTGATTGTCGTCTGATGTATTTGGTCGCGGATAGTTTTATTCTCATGGTTTCTCGATGGATAATTCTtctacaatatatatatatacatattttactTTGCAGATGCTAAAAGATTGATTGGTAGGAGATTTAGCGACCCTTTGGTCCAGAAAGATTCGATGCTTTGGCCATTTAAAGTCATCTCGAGTCACGATGATAAGCCCATGATTGTGGTTACGTACAAAGGTGAAGAGATACAATTTGCTGCCGAACAGATTTCTTCCATGCTCCTCACCAAGATGAAGGAGATCGCAGAAGTTTTTCTTGGTTGTGCAGTAAAAAATGCGGTTATTTCCGTACCTGCCTACTTCAACGGTTCCCAGAGGCAGTTGATCAAGGAGGCGGGAACCATTGCTGGGCTCAATATCTTACGTCTCATTGCTGAACCAACTGCCGCAGCGATTGCATATGGTCTCCAAAAAAAATATAGCAACACGAGCCCAATAAACGTACTTGTTTTTGACCTTGGTGGCGGTAACTTGGATGTGTCTGTTCTCACCATCGAGAATAGTATCTTTCAGGTCAAGGCTGTTGCTGGCGACACACACCTTGGAGGAGAAGATTTTGACAATAGAATGGTCGACTATTTTGTTGAAGAAGTCAAGAGAAAGCACAAAAAGGACATAAGCGGCAACCCCCGCACATTAAGAAGGTTGAGAACTGCTTGTGAGAGAGCCAAGAGAAATCTGTCTTTTATGGCACATACAACTATTGCTTTTGAACATTTGTATGATGGAATCGATTTTGAATATAAACTAACCCGATAAATATTTGAGGAGCTCAACATGTACTTGTTCGAGGAATGCATTGGCCATGTAGACAAGTGTTTGAAGGATGCCCAGATCGATCAGGAAAGTATCCACGACGTGGTGCTAGTTGGTGGATCCACTAGAATTCCTATGATTCAACAACTGCTTAAAGATTTCTTTAATGGTAAGGAGCTGTGCAAGAGCATTCACCCCGATGAGGCTGTAGCATCTGGTGCAGCAATTCAAGCAGCGATTCTGAGTGGCCATAGCGAGATTAGTGACATTGCACTATGCGATGTCGCACCTCTATCTCTTGGTGTGATGACTTTAGGTGGTGAAATGGAAGTCGTTATCCCAAGAAACACCCCAATTCctaccaaaataaagaaaagattGAACAAGGGGATTGACCGAAAGAAAGTACGTTTCTCAGTGTACCAAGGAGAGAGTCATGAAAGAACAAGAGGTGACAATACTCTCTTAGGTGAATTCGTTCTCTCTGCCCAGAGAAATGTTTCTTGTCTAAATGTATGCTTCGACATTGATGCTAACGGTATCTTGAATGTTTCCGCTGAAGAAAAAGATAGCCGGAAAAAACGCATCATTAACAAAGTTGAAGGCTGGTTGCATAAGAAAAAGATTGACAGACCGGTTGAAGAAGCTAGCTCGTAAATATACATCAAGATGATGATGATAACGAGTACGAAGAATTAGGAATTGAATgctctaaaaaatatatatgcttgtaatataaaaaataatttttaacaaatggaaaaaaaatcaaagattttcTTGCATCGAAGTATCTTTCTCTTGTACCATCTGGTTAGTGATCATGGTGATTGGTTTGAGTtccaatttctttattttgtaataattttgaagatatattttaaattatgtgtctTATAAGATTACATTTGGGTgtaataattattcatgatcaATCGAAATGTGGTGCTTGAGCTACGGTACTATTTAAAAAACTTGAGTTCCACTGTTACCACTAGTTATATGTTTTGGTAAAACGCTTGATGCATAGAAAAAAACATGGTAATTattacatgaaaattttaatgtagATAACATATAACAATTCTATATGTCTCTAATCTCAAAACTTAATCTTCACTTAAATAAGCTAAAGTAATTTAATTGCTAgtgtgaaagaaaaaaaattatgttagaAAATTTAGTTTCGGTGTTTTAATAAAAAGATTACAACTGAATTCGAGCAGAACCGAAATCAGTAACCTAACTAATCGCTAGTCCAAACTGATTTCCAGCGTAAAAATCAACTTATCAAACTGATTTAGAGACTTCTGATTTAATTCAAATCGACCGGATATCACTTTAAACAAGATCGATACAAAGATCTTTTCGATCAGTGATTAAGGATAAGAACCTAAAGTCATATAGCTTTTTGTTTATACCGATCAGTGTTAAGGATCAGAGTGACAGTCTTTATCAGAAGTCAACTGATACCAAAAAAGACAATGAATCAGCAAAAAGTCCATTTGCAGTCATGAAACGATATTTTTTGTACAAGTTACCATTGAAGATTGATATAATTTATGGGATCAGTTGAACCAGCCAGATACAACAGTCCTTGACTGAAAACAAAAGCCAAATCTCTTAGTAAACATATTACAAGTCAGATTAAAGAAGAAACACACACTGATTCGTTATTTATCTGGTCATTTCATGTATCATATTGGTGCACAAAATTCTTCATTTAATTCAGATAAGCGGTGAGCAAGGAACTTTATTGCTCTAAGTCTTTAGTTTCAGTTTCACTAAGAGTTATGCAGTGTTAAGTCCTAGTTGAAGTGGGTAATTTCAAATCACTTGTAATTACCAAAGTCTTTTAAGACAAACATTCTTTAAGGAAGAAagagtgacgtaggagtattgaagtctccgaacatccataaacatttctgCATTCATTTATCATTCAGTTTATCTTCTCTTAACCACTCAGCTGGATAGTCTTTTATTCAAATCAATTTCAACAAGTCTTCTTCTGCACAATTCACACCGATAGACTTGCTGAAGACTCTATCGACAAGAAGAAAGTGTGTGCTTGGATATTGACATAAGTGGAATCTTAATTGTATCAGCTGAAGATAAAACAAGCCATAAGAAAAACAACACGACAATCAGCGGTGTTGAGGGCACGCTGTCCAGAGATGAGATTGAGAGAATGCTGGATGACGGCGAAAGATTTTTGGTAGAAGATGAGGAGCTTAAAAAGAAATTTGAGGCGAAAAATTAACTGAATAATTATGTGTACAACACTAGGGCTGAACGCAGTAACGGGCAAACTACGTCTACCAGGTAAACCACATTAGACAAAGTTTTTGTGACAGACTCACTCAAGAAAGTGTTGGTAGGGAATAGAAGATGTGACTAACCTACTCCACCAACTTGGATATCCTCTCCGGGGCAAATATTTCGTTGCCGGCACCTAAATAATTTAAGAGATAATTGTATATACTACCATGTGAAATATCGAGATTGTTGAAAACAtcttatgaaaaatatgagTTATGAAGTTCTCGTGATTTCAAACCTTGGGCACACACATAGCGAAATAGATATTGATAATTTAGTCTATCATATGGGTGTGCAAGAAATTGTTTGCAATCACTAAAAAACGGCTTTTGgctttaaaaaatcaatttgttgTGTTTCTTAAACCTATATTATGTGTTGTTTTgtgcttaatttaattgaaatctAGAAGCTAATTCTGCTTCTAAAAAAGGAATTCTATTAACTAGGTAGTATTAGATATCAAATACTAACCACTTCTAATTTCTATATGTAGCCATTtttcataatatataatttattcagaaaccgttgtcatataaattataaatcagAGGTAAACCATATTCCACACCATTTCATGTTGTTCATTATAAGACTCAcctaaaagttattttaaacaccttatttgatattacggaactcttttaaattaaaatataacatatattATTGAAAGTTAAACATCCGAAAATAACGTAGCATTTACAATGGAATTAAACCTTAATCAAATTCTTCAATCCTAGGAGCAGTGCTATTGGAATACATATTTGCAAGGATGGGTTCGCAGATGCTCTCTACTTCTTTCATTTTATCctttaaatcattttcttcgGCGAGTTGGTTGCTTTCCAACCAGCCAGTGGCCAGCTTAATCGCAAGCTCAACCTTCTTCTTCTCTGAATATGtcaatttgaaagaaaaattcatGTCGTTTTCCATTTTACTTTTTACATGATAAACATAATTTTCCAGAGCATTCTTGGCCTCAGCTTTCCTTCTATGTTGCTCATCTTCGGCCTTGAATAACTCCGCCTCTCGCAACATTCTCTCGATCTCTTCGGTAGATAACCTACCTTTGTCATTGATAATTGTCATGTTGTTTTTATTCCCAGTTGTTAGATCTTCAGCAGAGACATTCAAGATCCCATTAGCATCGATATCAAAGCGAATGTTTATTTTGGATGCACCCCTCGGAGCAGGTGGAATGCCGGTGAGCTCAAATTTGCCCAACAAATTGTTATCGGTTGTTCTCGCCCTCTCTCCCTCGAACACTTGGATCGACACGGATCTTTGGTTGTCCGAACATGTCACGAATCTATTCTCCTTATTGGTAGGAATAGCAGTGTTTCTTGGTATTACCACGCTCATAACATCTCCTTCGATCTGCACGCCAAGGGACAGAGGCGTGACTTCGCATAACAATATGTCTTGAACCTCTGTGTTGCCCTGGCCAGTTAAAATTGCTGCTTGGGTTGCTGCACCAGAAGCGATGGCCTCGTCAGGATGAATGCTTTTGCACAAATCCTTGCCATTAAAGAAATCTTGCAGCATTTGTTGAACCTTTGGGATTCTAGTTGATCCGCCGACAAGAACCACGTCATGAATACTTGTCTTGTCCATCTCGGCATCATCCAAACACTCTTTAACATGTTTAatgcatttataaaataaatccaTGTTGAGTTCCTCGAATTTTGCACGAGTTATTTTGTAGTCAAAATCGATTCCATCATACAAGCAATCGATTCCGATGGTCGTTTCAGTTGCGGAAGATAGATTCTTCTTTGCCCTCTCACAAGATGTCCTCAACCTCCTCAATGCTCGGGGGTCCATTCTAATATCCTTTTTGTGTCTTCTCTTGAACTCTTGAACACAATGACTAACTATCCTGTTGTCGAAATCCTCTCCTCCAAGGTGGGTGTCACCAGCAATAGCCTTGACCTTAAACGCACTATTCACCATAGTGAGAAGCGACACATCAAAGGTGCCACCCCCGAGATCGAAAATAAGCACATTTTTGTTTTCATTAGAGTAGCTTAACTTTTTGTCGAGACCATATGCAATGGCTGCAGCAGTTGGTTCGACAATGATACGCAAGACATTAAGCCCAGAAATGGTTCCAGCATCCTTGGTTGCCTGCCTCTGGGAATCATTGAAGTAGGCCGGCACTGTGATAACTGCGTTTTTTACTGTTAATCCAAGAAAAGCTTCTGCGGTTTCTTTCATCTTGGTGAGAACCATCGAAGAAATCTCTTCGGCCACAAACTTTTTCTCCTGGCCTCTGTAGTTAACCACAATCATGGGTTTATCATCAGGGCCAGCAATTACCTTGAAAGGCCAGAGTTCCATATCACCCTGGACCAAAGGGTCTCTAAATCTCCGACCAATCAACCTCTTAGCATCTGCAAAATTAATTATGCACCAAAACACTGTAAATTTATCATTGAAACCGTTAGAAACATGAGATCAGAGGTATAAACAAATGAGAGTAAATCACCAAAAATGGTGTTGGTTGGGTTCATGGCAACAAGATTCTTGGCGGGACCGCCAATGAGACGCTCGGTTTCACCGAATGCTACATAGGAAGGCGTTGTGCGGTTGCCCTGATCATTGGGTATGATCTCAGCGCGATCATGCCTCCACACGTACGGCTACGCATGAATAAGTTGTTCCCAAATCAATTCCAATAGCTGGTGCTTGGATTTTTCCGGCCATGGATTATTTGCTGTAGTGCACGCAGTGAAAAGCTTAATGGATAAGTAGATTATGGAGAGTGTGGGGAGAATATTAAGAATCAGGAGAAATTTCTGAGCAAATGCTTGGATTTTTCAATGGAAGAAGAAGAGGCATACACAAACAAACatggaaaaaatatttacttttaGGAAAAAGTGATGTTTTGAAATACAAGGAAAAAGGTCGTAGAGTTATATTTAGATCATGCAGTCACGCAACTTtgcaaaatcaatatttttagaaaacatctaattatttgttttttgtaATGCTAGCTTGTGTATGTTGATACTTGAAAGGGATTAATTTCCAAGTTCATGagtttaaaataattgatacataattaataaataattggcCGAGTATCCGACAAATAATGCGGCGGAGTTTGCATACGATAAGACAAACTCCGGCCGGCTGTCACATTTTAAAGTTTGCTAATCTAATTTATTGAGCTTATGCATTTCATTTTATCTCGTAAGTGAAATGTTAAAAGTCGATGGTGATTTGATTCTTTCACCAATATTGATTATTTGGATAAATATAAATCTGACTAAAAATGCTTCAATTCTTGATAGAGCGTCTTATATATCCACGTCTTCATATTAATACATTTATCCGAATTAAACCCTATAATTGGTACAAAGTCAAGTTCTCACGGATTCGATTCTCTTTTAAACAATAATGGTTCTTACTAGGAGAACGATCATAACGTGACGTTTTGATTGTTGtatgttttaaaatgttttattatatctttatcatcaattataacttttgataagCGTCAAATGTTGGATGCTACATATTGTACTAAAAATCATATTTGTTTTACTTTCAAAATTAAA comes from the Primulina huaijiensis isolate GDHJ02 chromosome 8, ASM1229523v2, whole genome shotgun sequence genome and includes:
- the LOC140982439 gene encoding heat shock cognate 70 kDa protein-like, translating into MAGEREGPAIGIDLGTTYSCVAVWHHGDVEIIPNDEGNRITPSYVAFNETECLIGHAAENVVDINPANTIFDAKRLIGRRFSDPLVQKDSMLWPFKVISSHDDKPMIVVTYKGEEIQFAAEQISSMLLTKMKEIAEVFLGCAVKNAVISVPAYFNGSQRQLIKEAGTIAGLNILRLIAEPTAAAIAYGLQKKYSNTSPINVLVFDLGGGNLDVSVLTIENSIFQVKAVAGDTHLGGEDFDNRMVDYFVEEVKRKHKKDISGNPRTLRRLRTACERAKRNLSFMAHTTIAFEHLYDGIDFEYKLTR